The genomic interval TCCGATGCTGAGAACATTGATTGGATCCGATCTGCTCTGGGCACTCAGCTTGGAGGAACTGAGCAATATTATGTTGACAGCGACGACTCTGAAAAtgacgactttgacgatgatgacgaggatgacgaggaggagtacgagtggCCCGAAAATGGTACAGTCGGGTGCATCAGAAACATTGTTGCTACTCGAGCAGCCTCGCAGGGCTACCAGTTTATGGTTGAACACACTCTGGACGCTGATATGGAGGAGTGGTGGAACGAGGATCTCATTCGAGACTCGGTGGCAGAGCATCTTGgtgtttctgtctctgaGCTCCCCGATGAGGCGTACAGATGGTATGTGACTCGTCTTGGAGGCGATATCGAGGATCCTGATCTGTCTGAGGAAGGAATCAATTACAGCGACTACTATGACGATTCCGACGAAGATGAAAAGGCACGAGAAGCGTCTGAAATGGACTCGCTCATCCAGAGTTTGattgacgacgaggtggacgaCCGAAAGGCGCTCATGGACCACGGATACACTCCCCCCATGACCAAGTCTCGTGGCAAGAACCAGGTGCCAAACTTTGGCGTCAACGATCCCGAGCTGCAGGCTCAGCTGGAAAAGCACTGGGTCAATTCCCGAGCTGCCAAACGAGCCAAGCGAGAACAGCGACAGGCTATGCGAAAGCAGGGTATGTTCACCAAGGAATTCAAGCAGGGAGGTATCATCCCCTTGCATGCCAAGTACCCTATTTTGATGACTGTTGAGGAGGCCCGCAAGGAAATTGAGATATTCATCAACGCTCCTAACAAGCCCATGGTTCTGGATTTCCCGCCCATGGGAGCCGAGTTCCGAAGCGTGCTTAAAAAGCTGTCTGCATGCTACCACTTGAAGCCTGATATTCACGGCGTTCAGAAGAGCAAGCATGTCAGCATGCTGAGAACCTCCCGAACGTCGTGCCACAACAACAATTACATCCAAAAGTTTCACGATAAGTTCCCCAAGAAGTTCAAGCTGGTGATCCGAAACGCAAAGTACTCAACCGAGCAGTACCTGTATGAGACCAAGCACCAGAAGGGCTCCAAGCGGTCAGCTGTCCGTGTTCATAACCGAGAAGGTGAGATTGTGGGTCATGAGGCTCCTGCCATTGACGATTCCAACATTGGACGTCTGCTTCTTCAGAAGATGGGCTGGACCACGGGCGAGGGTCTCGGTGCTCAGAGCAGAGGTATTTCTGAGCCCATCATTGCCAAGGTCAAGATCAGCAAGCGGGGTATTGGAGCTTAGATGGGGAGGATAGAGGTACATCAATTGCATAATAGATGATGATATGGTAGATGAGGTGTAGTCACATTTTGCAAGCACGAAGTATGTGGCGTACATATATACATGCAAATACATGCATATATCAAGCAGGAGGATACGACATTCTTCATGTAGAAGAATCTGTTGGCGTATTGTTAAGTTGATTTTGATATTTAGTTgtgctctttttttcattattttgctgtttctgccaTTTCCAAAATAAGCTCTCCATAATGTCCTCGCAGGTGGCTTGTGCATGTTGGATGCATATTTTATGTGGTTTACTGCAATTAAATGCAATTAAATGAATTAATAGTCAACGGTCGCTGGCCGCTCAATTTACGGGTACAGTGATTACTGTTGTGAATAATGCAGCTCAATTATGTTATGAATAAATAGGTCTCTGGGGAAAAGCTCAGGAAATATGATGGGGTTTTGTAGTTTGGGTCCAAAACAAGATGCTTATTTCAGGTTGGTGAAGTCAACCTCGCCCTCCATCAGACCGGCGTTCTCCTCGTTCTTTCGGGAGCAGGTGCACTGAGAGGCCTGTCGCATGCCGCAGGAGCAGGCGTCAGTGGGCTTGACGTTCTCGACGGCAGCCTTGGAGCAGTCGCAGTGCTGAGCGGGCATCTTACCACAAGAGCAGGTGGCTTCGATAGCACAGACACAGGAGTTGGACTTCTTGCAGCAGGTAGAGGCGGCCATTTTAATAgatgtttgtgttggttggttggttggttggtCGATTGGTTGTTCGTGTCAGATGTGTAGCTTGGAGGCTTGATACTGAAACTATCGAGCGTGTGGAGAGGTCTTTATACTAGCCACACCATGTCATGCTCGTATACATGTTTTAGACTTCTCGCTAACCTTACGCCCCCGCTGACCTTTTCCGGCACTGTGATTGGCCGGTTGGTCCCATAACGCACGTGACCCATCAGTGGCGTGTCTCGCTGACCTTTGCTGGGGATTTGATTGGCTGACGAGGAGGgtgaatcacgtgatgatCTGAGAGGTGCACAGATATGCTGACCTTTGAAGCGCGTCTGATTGGCTGGGTCGTGaccaagtcacgtgatcccgAGAGTGGAACATTCCCACAACCTGTTTAATCATGGCGAATACACAGGGCTAAGGTGGCTGGTAAGGTGGCCAAAATAAGACGCAAAAAGTGAGGCTTGTGTGTGGGTTATCAGATTGTCTCTGGAGGGGCGAATACGttgggaaaaaaatggaaaaacGGGAGGAATTGCTGAGTAATATTTATTTGGACCTTGTGACCGACCCGTGTCGCAGCAAACATAATCCTGGTTTTGATGGACGATGCCAGTATCGAGTATGTAGAAGAACAGTTTCAAGTAAGAGACGTGGTGTCCATAGAGCTGCCGATGATACTCACTGTAAAGgtacatactacagtagtccATAGTCTTGAACATTCAATGCGCTCCAATGTTGTGATGAATATTGCGTCTTACCATGAAGAGTGGTTGCAGAAGTTGTATCATTTGATTGGACATTTCACGCTGATTTGATTCGTATGGCAAAATCTTTTTCCTTACAGAACGTCGACTTTTTGTAGTTGTGCTGTGGTAAAATAATCGGACAATTTTGGCCGAAAGTGGCAGACTTTTGACGAGGTTTGATCGACGATCTATGAAAATTTTAATCAAAATCATaattaaaaaataaataaataaataaatcaaATTAAAAATCCAAATAAAAATCAAAtaaaaatcaaaaaaaaaaatcaaataaataaataaaaaaaaaaaaaaaaaaccattGATCTTACTGTCGAATGTACGATACAGCACCACTCGCACTGTCTTATATGTACGTATGCTGTACTCTCGTATCAGCCTATTCCCAGAAGTGATAAAAAAGAACCGTCGctgttgatgttgacgAAAACAGTCCAACATCCTATTCGTACAGTGCATACGACTACGGTACACGAACTTGTATCTCTCCTGTTCCGCTGTTGGTCGCACCATCGCTTACCGTCTAGTTGGTTAAACctattgtatgtactgtacatactcgtacttgtaactaATAACCACCGTTATCCACGCCGTTATCCGTTGTGCCATTGtttacttgtatcgtacttcGGCTAATCGCCTGAGTGGTGTGAGTATAAAAAATGGCAGTCACACTTGTATTGCTGTACTGCGCCACACCTTAGCTGACCATACCTATGACGTTCCACGACGAGCACCGGTCCGGCACCcgactcgtactcgtcgtACTTGCAGCCTCATCCATACCCAGCAATGATGCCATGTTCCTATCCAGGGCACGGCCTCTTCATCACACCACCTGTGCTTCCGAGACTATATGTAAGCAAGTTGGGCAGTGTAAGTGGTGcaggtcatgtgaccttGTAAACAACAACCCGACTTTACAGTAACGCTTGGACACACTTGTTGGCCTGTTGAGTCAACCCGGGGCCAACCCAAGGCAACAAGGAGACCAAACCATCAATATATCGGACCAATATATCGGACCACGGTCGCCGCCGAATCGCCCCACATGGCGCTGGGCCGTTCCAGCTGAGCTGATGCCCCCCACGTCGCTCCCATCGTATATCCAAACCCTATCAGCATTTTTTCTGAAAAAGGCCGTTAAACGACATATACGACTTGGGAGTTGGATCAGTAGGCTGATGTTGATTTTTCAACCCATTTTACCAAACCAAAAAGCTAATCTAGCCGAGTCGATGGCGGATCGCGGACATGCTACTCTAGACCACGTTCCGGACGGCGGTTTCGACCGGCGAGGTTATGAGTACGTCAGAAGCAGACAGAAGAACAGATTGCGAGCACAAATCCGAGACCCACGGCCCCCTAAAACACGTCCAGGGCCCTAATCAGATGTGCCGTCGCGACGCCCCTGACGTGTTCACATGTTGAGTTTGGATGCAGAAGGTTCAGCATGTTTAGCCCGTTTGGGTTATCAGATGATTGCTTGCGGGGGTCGTTGGGGACCATTTCCACACGAATACACGgaaaaaaaccacacaGTCACACTCACCGTGTCAGTGCCATCATGTTGGTGCCCTTTACCCCCCAAATATCCCAGTTTACACATCTTGCAACCCCCCCGGGATACGACGCAAACGACAGGGTTAGGAGCAAAGGCTAATACTTTTCGTGTTTTATAGGCCCTCCCATCCCACCCTTTGGAGTCCCATATCTCACCTCGACACACCATGTCTTCGATTCTCGAGAGCATCAACTCCACCGTCACCCCCGCGGCCTCCTACATCGGCACCTACGCCAAGCTGTCCGACGCCCACGCCGACACCCTCAACATTGTCGAGCGGGTGTGGGCATCATACTTTGTGTGGTGGGGCAATGATCTCATTGCTTGCGGCATCTTCATTTTCCTGCTGCACGAGATTCTCTACTTTGGCCGGTGCGTGCCCTGGATGATCCTCGACCAGATCCCCTACTTTCACAAGTGGAAGATCCAGGGCGAGGCCAAGGTGCCCTCTGTGGCCGAGCAGTGGGAGTGCATGAAGTCCGTGCTCATCTCGCACTTTATGGTCGAGGCCATCCCCATCTGGGGCTTCTACCCCGTCTGCAAGTACGCCGGAATTTCCATCGACGTGCCCTTCCCCTCCTGGATGAAGATCTGTGCCCATCTCGCCCTATTTTTTGTGCTGGAGGATACCTGGCACTACTGGCTGCACCGAGGCCTTCACTACGGTCCCTTCTACAAGCACATCCACAAGCAGCACCACCGATACGCCGCTCCCTTTGGTTTGACTGCCGAGTACGCTCACCCCGTTGAGGTGGCTTTGCTTGGTGTCGGAACTGTGGGCATCCCCATTGCCTGGGTCATGCTAACCGGTgatctccatctcttcaCCGTGTCTGTGTGGATCGCCCTGCGACTCTTCCAGGCCATCGACGCCCATTCTGGCTATGAGTTCCCCGTGTCTCTGCATCACTTCTTGCCCATCTGGGCCGGTGCCGACCACCACGATGACCACCATCGATACTTCACCGGCAACTACGCCTCGTCGTTCCGATGGTGGGACTTTGTGCTCGACACCGAGGCCGGTCCCgccgccaaggccgagcgacagcagcgacttgccgccaaggctgctaagaaggccaagaagcagcagtAAGCGACCCCGGCCACTCACTACGGTCGCGATACCCAATCCCGATCCAAAACTGACCCCAGTATATACATAAGTTATTTAATATGATACATTTCTCCTTACGACGAAGCGCCCAAAGCGCTACGCTCGAAGCTCTACGCTAGAAGCTCTACGCTAGAAGCTCTACGCTCGAAGCTCGACGCTCGATTAGCTCTCAGATCATGTACTTCAGATGCCCTCATCGTGTATAAATAGAAGCAGAAAAACAATTCCCTTTGGGGAAAGAGACAAAGAAAGGAAGGGTGAGGAAGCCCAAAAGAAGTAATGTGAAACTTTGCCGAAGTGACCCAACTTGGTGAACATGTTGTGATGGTGGAATAGGAGACATGTGGTTGATTGAAGGGAGGTTACAAGAGCCGGACTACATGATTTCAACAGTAGCCAGCATTACCTTTACTGTACTAAATATAATaatatattattattatgGATTTATTATTATGATTATTATTGTTTAAGTAGGTCTTACATAATTCGCATATATACGAGAGTGTCTCATGACTAGACCAACAGTACCTACACACTTGTGGTACAATGTATATCAGGAGAGTGATGGCGTTACATCggtgtttctttttccaaAACACATCTACATGCTCGTGTGATCCTCCTGGTCAGTGGCAATACAGCTGTTTATGATGGATCTAGGGCTAGATCAACATGAAGAGAAAGAATCAAGACGAAGGACAGAAGAGATATAGCATACACCGATATCGTCTCACAGAATCCCAGTTACCAGTGGTTACTGTACTCGTCCATACACCGTGGAATACCCTCAAGTATCGTAGGGACCAAAGAGCTGTCAGTGCCTCTGGCAGTCTTTCTACCACCTCTCCCTCCATCTACCAACTGTCGTTTATGTCCATTGTTCCATGCTATGGGTCTGTAAAGACCACTGTACCCGCATCGTGTCTACACTCAACTCGCTCCAGGCGCTCCGCGGAGGACCTACCGCTgccatggccttggccagtCGCAGCCCCTCGCACTCGTCAGtctataaatatataaataattaCATGCGCTTTTCAATTGTCGCGTTAAACAGTGCCAGGTTCAAAGCGGCGTCATTGACCCCCATGGTGGGGTTACTTTCCTCCAACAAGTCAAATGACCGCACGGTCACCTCGGAAAAGGCGTCGTTGGCCGTGCTGTACAGCAACAGGTCTCTTGTAGGCCCAGCCTTTGAGGGGGCCGAATTGGCAGGCTCAGCCACTTCGGAAAGCTCGCTCTTGAGAGCTGTCCACGTGTCCTGCAGCGTGGCCTTGAGGTCCGGCGTGGTGGCCACAAACGGTGAATCCAACAACGCCTGCAGCCCCTCAACCACATGGTTGCGCAACATGGTCACCTCGGCGTCCTCCGAGGCCATGAGCGACTTTTCGTGGATCATGGCAATCTTAAGGAACATGGAAATGCCCTCTGCGAGTCCCGGGGGATGGGGCTCACGCACAGACGCCTCCACCAGTCGCTGCAGACCCGAAGACAGCGCAAAAGTCTGTGTTTTACACACGTCTTCAGTGACCGAGTCCGCCAGAGAATCTGCCAACTCGATCAGAAGCGACACGATATTGTCTTCGCCCACTCGCGGAAAGTTGGGCGACGTGAGAAACGTGGTTTCTGCCCGGGCCAAAATGCGGCCCTTGAGCTCGCCCGGCAGTTCGGAAAACAGATCTCCAAAGAACGGAGGCAGTTTGAGCAGACCGGGGTCGCTCAGCACTCGGAACAGCACAGAAACGTCCTCATCTGTAGTGTCCGTACTGGGCGTGGTGGAATTGATGGTGAGTTCCGGAGATGTGTCCATGGCAACAGGGTCCTTAGAAATACGGCCCCGATGCGCAAACAGTAGCCGCAGCTGTGTCTGAGCCAAAAACATGTTGAAGGGCGTCACATGTGTGATTAGTTGTTGCAGGTCGTCGGCAAGAGAAGTGCCTGTACCGAGATCGAGCTTCAGGAGGTGATTGAGCAGTTGTTGCAGAGAAGAGGCAGCCACAGCATTGTCGGGCTCAATCACAGGGTCCACAATGAGCTGCGAAAACAGCGCAGGGTGATGCACAGCCACCTCCTTGCAAAAGGTGTCAACATCGTCCAGCCACTGCGGATCCTGGAACACTTCTCGCTCGAATAAATATTGTGCCACGAGCCGTAGGTAGATGCGGGGATGCTGGTCGGCAAACAGCTTGCGCTGAAATTGCAGAGAAAACGCCTCGGTAGTGGAGAGAGAGTATTCCTGGGTCAAGTCACGTGCAATCAGCGAAAGCAGCAAGCGGGAACCTCCAGACATGTCTCTGAGATTGTGGATTTGAAGAAACAAATCGCCGACCTTTTCAATGCAGGTGCACTCGTACACCACGAGGAAGACGAGCgtctggagcagctgtAGCGACACCTCCTGGTCTCTCAGCCACGTCATGAGTTGGTTGCTGAACTGTGAATCGTCCTTGTAGTTGGCCAGCATCTTGCACGAGGTTCGGACATCTGACGAGTGCAACAGCAGATCGTTGAGAGCCTGTGGTAGGTTCACATCTTTGGTGGCCTCAGAATCGGTTTGAGGAGTGACTTCGGAGATGGGCGATAGCTGAGGGGAAGAAGAGTTCTTCAACAGTGTCTCCAGCTCTGGTTTGAGCTCAggcagctgctgggccGAAAATTGGACCAAATCCCACAGCTCGCGTGATACCCGTACCTTGCGCAGACCCCGGTACTGGTGCATAAATACCTTGACTAGCGCAGGCATATCTGCAATGCAAGCAAACGCCTGCCACTGGTACCGGGTAGCGCTGGCCAAAAAATACAGCAGATGCGACTGGGTACATTTCGGTACAATGAGCTGGATAGAGGCACACATTAGTCGCCAGGCATGCAGATTTTCGAGAATGAGCTGGTACTGTGCAAACTCCTGAGTTGTAGGAACGTAGCCTCTTTCCACGGCTGCACATAGCGAAGTGTACAGGTTTTCAGCGACCACAATGCGGGTGTTTTGGGTGAATTCGGAGTATGGAATATTAGTCGAATCagacaaagaagaagaggaagaagacatGTCCACATCTTCAGCCTGAGAATCGAAAACACCCGGAAGAAGCACTCGCAGAGCGTTGTTTGTGCGCTCAAGCAGTTCGTTTTCATTGTAGGAGGCGTACTTGGCCACCTTTCGAACCATATACCGAACCTGCACTTGACACGAGCTAGGAACAGCTACTAGTGGCAGGTTGCCCAAAATATCGAGCTGCACATTGGCCCATTCAGAAAGACGGGAAATGTACAGCACTCCTGACGAAATGAGGGATCTGACGTAATCTTGGGGTTGGAAAATGTCTAGGACACAGAGCTCTGTGACCAGAGCGTACAAATCGTCGATTCGCACGTCTAGATGCGATTTCACAGACAGTAGAAACTGTACAATGTGGCTGGGCACTGCGTCTCCGTCCACTCCTTCGGATAGCTGTGAAACCAGATGAGACGCAATAAAGACCCGCTCGACAGAAACACGCGAGTCTGAGACTGCCCATGCAAGAATGGTTTGTATGATTGTTCCAAAGTCAGCCCTTGTATCGACAATTTGGTTGAACAGTGTCTTGTCAAAGGGAGCTCTGGCAGCGTCCAGAATGGAAATGATGACTGCCTGTTTGTTTCTGGTTCGGCGAGTCTTTGGCGTATCGGAAATAACTAAAGCCTCATTTCGCACACGAGTGGATTCCGAGTCGGACACGATGGCCTCGAACGTGCTCCCAAGCTGCACCCATTTCGACGGCATGACAAAGGCGTCCGGTTGGGCGTCAAACAGGGCGTTAACGAGCGTCGAAAGCGCCTTGATTGTAGGCTGGTAGAAGGGCTTGTCCGAATGCGCGTCTGCTTCCAGCTTACTCAGCTCGGCCAGCAGGTTCTGGGCCAGCTTTTTGGCCAGGTTGGGGAAAGTGAGCAGTGGTTTCCAAAACGttctgatgatgagaaTAGCCACGGGAAGTTTTTCGACGCTGGAGAGCTTTGAAGTGGTGGAAGCGCCAGTACCAGGAGCCACACCACTTCCGGCCTTTGTATCTTTTGTGTTGTCATCGCTCAAAAGACCCACGACCCACTGGAGGAATGCATGTTTATCGACGATGTCTTCATAGTAGAGTTGCATGGCCAGACGGACCATGTATGCAAAATTTTGTTTGGCAGTCTGTCGGGCCTGGGGTTCGCCTTCGGCCCTGAGAAACGCTACCGACGACCGTTGCAGCACGTCCACCACGCACTCGGTCCATTCCTGAAGCCAGATGGCCTCGCTCATGTTGCCCATCTGGTGGTGACCTTTTCGTTTGAGACCACGCAGTTCGTTTGCGCCGACGCAGCGGGCGAACCACACTGCTCTTGACGGAGCGATTCGCTTGGCGCAGCACTGGTCCAGCAGGACCTTGTTTCTGATTCCATGTGGGATGGTACGGGACAGCTTTCTGAGCGGAACTGCCGGGTTTGCTAGGTCTTTGAGCCATG from Yarrowia lipolytica chromosome 1F, complete sequence carries:
- a CDS encoding uncharacterized protein (Compare to YALI0F11275g, similar to uniprot|Q9P457 Candida albicans Cu- binding metallothionein) — protein: MAASTCCKKSNSCVCAIEATCSCGKMPAQHCDCSKAAVENVKPTDACSCGMRQASQCTCSRKNEENAGLMEGEVDFTNLK
- a CDS encoding uncharacterized protein (Compare to YALI0F11297g, similar to uniprot|P53045 Saccharomyces cerevisiae YGR060w and DEHA0A12661g Debaryomyces hansenii) → MSSILESINSTVTPAASYIGTYAKLSDAHADTLNIVERVWASYFVWWGNDLIACGIFIFLLHEILYFGRCVPWMILDQIPYFHKWKIQGEAKVPSVAEQWECMKSVLISHFMVEAIPIWGFYPVCKYAGISIDVPFPSWMKICAHLALFFVLEDTWHYWLHRGLHYGPFYKHIHKQHHRYAAPFGLTAEYAHPVEVALLGVGTVGIPIAWVMLTGDLHLFTVSVWIALRLFQAIDAHSGYEFPVSLHHFLPIWAGADHHDDHHRYFTGNYASSFRWWDFVLDTEAGPAAKAERQQRLAAKAAKKAKKQQ
- a CDS encoding uncharacterized protein (Compare to YALI0F11319g, weakly similar to uniprot|P25648 Saccharomyces cerevisiae YCR081w and DEHA0C09911g Debaryomyces hansenii, similar to Saccharomyces cerevisiae SRB8 (YCR081W); ancestral locus Anc_6.356, no similarity); amino-acid sequence: MNSSAPSPGPSSRLYRSINSRDDLSQQRYVLRPPDDIHPLVDPARIGDSVYPDFYPWKRSTDEEDARMVDNLQKGYAEPPSVPHESQSAKKSIASLLRIKSNMTALSCFIITAMHIRVDTCRITTPGTFKPPPRVTLTDHKREAWLKDLANPAVPLRKLSRTIPHGIRNKVLLDQCCAKRIAPSRAVWFARCVGANELRGLKRKGHHQMGNMSEAIWLQEWTECVVDVLQRSSVAFLRAEGEPQARQTAKQNFAYMVRLAMQLYYEDIVDKHAFLQWVVGLLSDDNTKDTKAGSGVAPGTGASTTSKLSSVEKLPVAILIIRTFWKPLLTFPNLAKKLAQNLLAELSKLEADAHSDKPFYQPTIKALSTLVNALFDAQPDAFVMPSKWVQLGSTFEAIVSDSESTRVRNEALVISDTPKTRRTRNKQAVIISILDAARAPFDKTLFNQIVDTRADFGTIIQTILAWAVSDSRVSVERVFIASHLVSQLSEGVDGDAVPSHIVQFLLSVKSHLDVRIDDLYALVTELCVLDIFQPQDYVRSLISSGVLYISRLSEWANVQLDILGNLPLVAVPSSCQVQVRYMVRKVAKYASYNENELLERTNNALRVLLPGVFDSQAEDVDMSSSSSSLSDSTNIPYSEFTQNTRIVVAENLYTSLCAAVERGYVPTTQEFAQYQLILENLHAWRLMCASIQLIVPKCTQSHLLYFLASATRYQWQAFACIADMPALVKVFMHQYRGLRKVRVSRELWDLVQFSAQQLPELKPELETLLKNSSSPQLSPISEVTPQTDSEATKDVNLPQALNDLLLHSSDVRTSCKMLANYKDDSQFSNQLMTWLRDQEVSLQLLQTLVFLVVYECTCIEKVGDLFLQIHNLRDMSGGSRLLLSLIARDLTQEYSLSTTEAFSLQFQRKLFADQHPRIYLRLVAQYLFEREVFQDPQWLDDVDTFCKEVAVHHPALFSQLIVDPVIEPDNAVAASSLQQLLNHLLKLDLGTGTSLADDLQQLITHVTPFNMFLAQTQLRLLFAHRGRISKDPVAMDTSPELTINSTTPSTDTTDEDVSVLFRVLSDPGLLKLPPFFGDLFSELPGELKGRILARAETTFLTSPNFPRVGEDNIVSLLIELADSLADSVTEDVCKTQTFALSSGLQRLVEASVREPHPPGLAEGISMFLKIAMIHEKSLMASEDAEVTMLRNHVVEGLQALLDSPFVATTPDLKATLQDTWTALKSELSEVAEPANSAPSKAGPTRDLLLYSTANDAFSEVTVRSFDLLEESNPTMGVNDAALNLALFNATIEKRM